A window from Deltaproteobacteria bacterium encodes these proteins:
- a CDS encoding DegT/DnrJ/EryC1/StrS family aminotransferase, giving the protein MKEIPLARSDITEREIEAVVRVLRTPHLSLGPKLGEFEERLAEYAGVKHAVAVNSGTSALHLIIKALGIGKGDEVITTPFSFVASANCILFESARPVFVDIDPQAWNIDTDLIEEKITNNTKAILAVDVFGYPADWDRLREIAERYNLRLIEDSAEALGAEYKGRRAGSFGDGAVFAFYPNKQITTGEGGAILIHDEEMAELCRSLRNQGRSKGGGWLEHERLGYNYRLSDINCALGIAQLERVDELLSKREWVAQLYNERLKEIDGIEIPYTSPDVKKSWFVYVVRLNDDFAQGDRDKILKELRGRGIECSNYFGPIHLQPFYRKMFGYQEGDFSVTEQIAARTIALPFYGNLNEKEIDYVCDNLGRLVKSGV; this is encoded by the coding sequence ATGAAGGAAATTCCTCTAGCTAGGTCAGATATCACTGAGAGGGAGATTGAGGCGGTAGTCAGGGTCCTGCGTACCCCACATTTGAGCCTGGGGCCAAAGCTGGGGGAGTTCGAGGAGAGGTTAGCCGAGTATGCAGGTGTTAAACATGCCGTTGCAGTGAACAGTGGAACCTCTGCTCTGCACTTAATTATCAAGGCCTTGGGTATAGGGAAAGGTGATGAGGTGATCACCACCCCCTTCAGTTTTGTCGCCTCGGCCAATTGCATCTTGTTCGAGAGTGCCAGGCCCGTTTTCGTTGATATCGATCCCCAAGCATGGAATATTGATACCGATCTCATAGAAGAGAAGATCACCAATAATACAAAGGCCATACTGGCCGTCGATGTCTTTGGCTATCCGGCAGATTGGGATCGACTTCGGGAAATAGCAGAGAGATACAACCTGAGGTTGATCGAGGATTCGGCGGAGGCATTAGGGGCGGAATATAAGGGAAGAAGGGCAGGTTCCTTTGGCGATGGGGCTGTGTTTGCTTTTTATCCCAACAAGCAGATAACCACTGGCGAGGGGGGGGCTATTTTGATCCATGATGAGGAGATGGCCGAGCTTTGTCGGAGTTTGAGAAACCAAGGTCGTAGCAAGGGAGGAGGGTGGCTGGAACACGAGAGACTAGGTTATAACTATCGGCTGAGCGATATCAATTGCGCCTTGGGGATTGCGCAGCTAGAACGGGTGGATGAGCTCCTGAGCAAGAGAGAGTGGGTAGCTCAGCTCTACAATGAGAGATTGAAAGAGATCGATGGAATAGAAATCCCCTACACCTCGCCGGATGTTAAAAAGAGCTGGTTCGTATATGTTGTCAGGCTTAATGATGACTTTGCCCAGGGGGACCGTGATAAGATCTTAAAGGAATTGAGGGGAAGGGGCATAGAATGCAGTAATTATTTTGGCCCCATCCACCTCCAGCCTTTTTACCGGAAGATGTTCGGCTATCAGGAGGGCGATTTTTCTGTGACTGAACAGATTGCGGCCAGGACCATTGCCCTTCCCTTTTATGGTAATCTTAATGAAAAAGAGATAGATTACGTTTGTGATAATCTGGGAAGATTGGTAAAATCTGGGGTATGA